The DNA segment TTGAATTTCTGTGGGAGATAACCCCAGATTTTCTGCACCGAAAATAATATCATCTCTAACCGTTGGACAAAATAATTGATCATTAGGGTTTTGAAATACAAAGCCAATATTAGGGTAGAATTTACCTTGATTTATCTTTTTATTAAATACGGTTATCAGTCCTTTTTGTGGTGCTAAAATTCCACAAATTGTCAAAAATAAAGTCGTTTTACCACAGCCATTGGAACCAATTAAACCTACTTTTTCTTCCGGTTTTATAATTAAATTTAAGTCTTTTAAAATTAAATTGTTTTCATAGTTAAAGTGTAAGTTTTGAATATTAAGAGCTGACATTTATAGTTATTTTTAATAGTTAATTTGGAGTAATAGTTAATTAGGGGTTGATGAAAAAGTAATGCCGTGATGCTAATGGATAATTGACAATTATAGAGGTTTATCCTCTGACGGTGGTGTTTATTACTTTGTATTTTTAAGGCTATTTTTGTTTAAACAATATTGCTTTTACATATTTTTTGACTCTGTAGTATATCTAAACCTTAATTTAGTTAAATAAACAAAAAATTGAGTTTATTTAAAAGTAAAATCAACACAACTAGAGAAAAAACATGATATGATCACCTTCGTTATAATCATAATACCGTAAAAGCTGATCATCAGTATCATTATGAGGAATGCTCATCATTGGAGTCAAATTAGAGAGGAAATTATCCTGTTGTGTGTGCAGTGGTATGTTTCCTATCCCTTAACTTATACTGAACTTAAAACGGTAATGGAAGAAAGGGGCTTCAGAATTGATTCTAACACTATCAATAATTTAGTTACTGATTATGCAGTTTTAGCGAAAAAACGTTGGCTAGAAACTCAAAGGAAACATCGTAAAGGTTGGCGAGTGGTGCAAATTCCTTTTTATTTACAAGGTCGAAAAAAGTATCTTTATCGGGCGCTGGATGCCCAAGGAAATACCCTTGATTTCATGATTAGTGCCAGAAGGAATAAGGAAAAAGCACAATTATTTTTTGCGGAAACTATTTCTAATACTGACGAGTTAAACACCCAAAAATTACTTTATCAAAAAAGACCAAAAAGAAAGAAAGAAAATAAATTTTTAGAAAGTTTTATTTATGTTGCTTTTTTAGTTTTATCAGGATATTTAATTTTAAGTTTTATGGGATTAGGAAATAATAATAACCAAGAAGAAAATCAACCTGATAATCAAGTTTTAAGCCATGACAGAAAAAATACTAAGATGGTACAGGAAAATAAGGTAAATCCCATTAAAAATAGGGCAAAAATCTCCCCCGAAGACAAAGGACGATCGCTAGGATCAAGATAAGCAGAGCGTTGTGAGTCATACCCAGCGCCCTCCACCATATCCAGAGAATTATGAATAACGTGCCAACGGGAGTAACCAATTTCTAAATCGTAGAGGTAGCGCCGATCTGGGTTGGCGAGAGTGTGATAGGCTTCGTTAAGAGTCTGAAATTTTTGCTTGGCTTCCAACACGGGTAAATCAGTGGTGTCAGGATGATATTTTTTGCTCAATTCTCGATAGGCGCGACGAATGGCAATTTCTGAGGCAGAAGGATGCAATCCTAATAAACCATAATGGGTGTTGAGAAAGGGTGACGGGCGCTGATTCACGGTTTCAAAAGAGAAAAGTTAAAAGGGCAAGGGGCAAAGGTTTGAAAAAGGGAAAAGTTAAAAGGGCAAAGGGCAAAGGTTTGAAAAAGGGAAAAGTTAAAGGGGCAAAGGGCAAAGGTTTCAAGCCTTTATTCTTCGATAATTCATTTCTATGCTGTCCATTTAATTTAACATTGTAGCTTAGTTCACTATACAATATGAGCAAAATAGTTAAGTAATGATATTATGACGATTTTAGTGACGGGGGGCGCTGGTTATATCGGTTCACACACTGTTAAACTATTGCAACAGCGTGGTTATGATTTAATTATCTTCGATAATCTCGTTTATGGACATGGAGACGTTGCCCAAACTTTACAAGCAAAGTTAGTAGTAGGGGATTTAAGCGATAAAGAATTATTAACCAAAGTATTTCAAGAAAATGACATCGAAGGAGTGATTCATTTTGCTGCTTATGCCTATGTGGGAGAATCCATGACTAACCCCACCAAGTATTATCGTAATAATGTGGTGTCAACTCTTAACTTGTTAGAAGTAATGGAAGAGTTTGGCGTGCGCCGTCTGGTTTTTTCTTCTACCTGCGCTACCTATGGCATCCCCGAAATATTACCTATTCCCGAACATCATCCCCAGCGCCCGATCAATACTTACGGCTATACTAAGTTAGTGGTAGAAAATATGTTAAAAGACTTTCAGCGCGCCTATAATTGGGAATATGTAGCTTTTCGTTATTTCAACGCTGCTGGTGCTGATCCTGATGGTATGATTGGGGAAGATCACAATCCTGAAACTCATTTAATACCTCTTACTCTCTACACTGCATTAGGAAAAAGGGATCATATTACTATTTTAGGGGATGATTATGATACCCCTGATGGCACTTGTATTAGGGATTATATCCACGTCACGGATTTAGCTCAAGCCCACCTCATCGGTTTAGAATATTTGCTCAAGGGAGGTAAAAGCGAAGTATTTAATCTCGGTAATGGTAGCGGTTTCTCGGTTAAAGAAGTGATTGCGGCGGCAAAAAAAGTCACAGGAATAGATTTTAATGTGATGGTTGGGGCGAGGCGCGCTGGAGACCCTCCTATTCTAGTCGGTAGTAGCCAAAAAGCACGGGAAATTTTGCAATGGCAACCTCAATATCCCGATATTGAAACTATTATCAATCATGCTTGGCAATGGCATCAACAACGACATCAGAAAAATTATAAATAATATCAAGTTCTTTTGATCACTAATCCTAAACTTGTAGGTTGAGTTAGCGCTAACGCAACCCAACAATGATTTCAGATAATGACAAAAGAGCGATATATTCTATTCCTAATATTTAAAAATAGGGTGGAGGGCGCTGGATTTAGTGTCTTAACCCACAGTGTAATGAATATGATCTGGGATCATAAGCTATTTCTCAGAATAATGGGTTATATTAATATATGTAAAGCAAATATTAAGTTTTATCAATCAAAACTTAATGATAAGCAATTATTAACGAATAATCATGAAATTAAACTTAATCATTAGCAAAGTATTGCAACCTAACTGCGAAGTCAGTTTAGGCTCACAAACTGCTTGGGCGTTGTTGCGCGCGGTAATTGGTATTATGATGGTCCATAATGGCATGGACAAATTAAGTAATATTGAGAGTTTTGCTGAGGCTTATGTCTCTTATATTGGCTTACCTTTTCCTATTTTCTTTAGCTATGTGGCAGCCTACACAGAGTTAATCGGTGCGCCTTTAGTTGCCCTTGGTTTATTTACTAGAGTGGCTTCTTTGGGTTTATTTGGCACTATGTGTGTGGCGATGTATCATCATATTTTGGTGGCTGGTTTAAGTCTCCCTTATTTGGAGTTATCTGCCATTTATGCTGGTTGTTTTTTGTTTTTCTTAGTCAATGGTGGTGGTTTATTCTCTACCGATGCTTTGTTGCTTAATGTGATTAATAAAAATCTTTTGAGTCAAAAAGCAAAACAGATTATGTTACTAGAAAAGTCTTATCAAGATTCTGATTCTTTGAAAGAAAAATCTTTTTCCTAGTAAACCCTATAGCGTATCGGTTTTAAGCACATTTGTAAAGGTGTCAGGTATCGGAAGTTAGGTCTTAGGTTTGAAAATTACACCTGAAACCTGCAACCTGAAGCCTAGTCACCTTTAAACCTTTGCCCTTTTTCACCAATCCCTAGCATAAATTTAAAGGTTGTCGTCAAGATAAACTGTTAAGGCTTCTTTCATGGCGGTGGTGCTAGTGGTAGCCGTGCCGAATACCCTAACCACAATACTAGCCGCTAAATTACCTAATATCGATGCTTCCCACGGGGTAGCACCACAGGCGAGGGCGAGGGATAAGGCTGAGACGACAGTATCTCCAGCGCCCGTCACATCAAATACATCTGTGCGGTTAAAGGCTGGAATATGGTCAATTTTTCCATCACGGGAAAATAAACTCATGCCTTCTTCTCCTCTGGTAATGAGGATATATCGGGCGTTAGTTTGTTGTAGTAAATCTTTTCCAGCTTGAAGTAATGTGACTTCGTCGGGGATGGCATAACCCACAGCTAATTCAGCTTCAGGAAGATTAGGGGTGAAAATTGTTGCCCCTTGAAAGCGGTGTAAGTCTTTTTGAGTATCTACCACCACTAAATCATGCTTAAGGGATGGAGCTATAACAGTAGGAGTAAACACTCCATCACCATAGTCGGAGCAAACGATGCCATCCACTACACTGCCATAATTTTTGATAAAATCAGCTAGTTTATGTTGCAGGGAGGGCGCTGGTAATTGGTCAGATTTGCGATCAATTCTCACGATTTGTTGAGTGACAGATTGTCTTGCATGACCTGCGATACGAGTTTTGGTAACTGTCGGGCGCTGGTTATCTTTAATAATTCCTTGGGTGTCGATGTGCGCTTGGTGAAAAATATCCATTAAGGCTTCTCCCTGAATATCATCACCTACATATCCAGCTACAGTAATTTTTGCCCCTAGTTTGGCTAAATTGTACACCGCATTAGCGCCCCCCCCCGGTATTTGGCGCGTTTCCTCATGACGTAAAATTAAGACGGGCGCTTCTCTTGATAAACGCTCAACTTCCCCAGTCATAAACTCATCAAGGGTTAAATCTCCCACCACTAATAATTTGAGAGCGGTAAATTTATCTAAAATAGCAAATAAATCATCTTTTTTTTTATTAATTTGCTCAATAAATTGTTGTTTTTGAGTCATAAATAACTATACTAATTTTAAATCAAATTGATATTTCTCTTTAGCTTTTTCATCGCAAAATTTAACTAATTTACTTAATTCTTCTGGAAGATCAACTGCGATAATTTCTCCACCAATTTGATCATATTCTTCATTAGTTTCAGAACGCCATTTTTGTTTTATGGTTACAGTAATTTCTTGATAACTACTGTCTTCATCATTAACATTTTGGCTTAAAACTATGACAAATTGTTCTTGGAGAGGAAAATTTTTATTGACAATTAATTGAATACCTTCAACTGTTAAATCAAGGGTAAAACCGAGAAAATTTTTATTTTCATCTAAGACTCTGCATACGGCAAGGATGCGACGATTAAATCTTTTTTCATTAGTACTATCCATAATCTAAAGCTCTTTAAATAACAGAATATTTTAGGTAATTATTTACTTGGTGCTGCTGAATTAATCAATAATTTTTGGTTAAGGAAAGAACAACAGAAAGATAACTTAGCACTCATAATCTTTGCCTTTTTGGTTAATCCATAATAGTAGTTAGGCTTTAACATCACAACAAAGAATACCACTAAATCAAGCCAGTTGAAAAGAAAAATTAACAATGAGAATCATGAAATTAACTCACAAATAACTATTTGGTAGTAAGGGGTTGAAACTTTTTGCTTTTTCCCTAATCACTCCATAGCAATTTTTTATTAACCCCTAAGTATTATTTGTTACAACATCTTGACAATTCCTTAGTTATGCTAAGTTTATCAAAGATTCAACATATTAGTAACTGAAAAAGTGATTTACATCTCTATAGTTGAAGGTAACTCTCATTTAAGATCGTTATTGACTTGGCATTTACAACAGATAGGTTATGTCACCCATCAATACAGCACTATTCAACAGGCTAAGTTTGATCTCGACAAAAATCCCCCAACCTTAATGATTGTTGATTCTGATTTGCCTGATGGGGATGGAATCCAATTTTGTAACTGGTTATCTCAGGTTAATCAGTGTCTAATTCTCGTCTTATCAGCAAAAATTGGTGAAAAAGATGTGGTTAAAGGCTTGAAATCGGGCGCTGATGACTATATCAAAAAACCTTTTGGTGTGCAGGAGTTTTTAGCGCGCGTCGAATCTTTATTAAGACGGTATCGAGTTAATAATGCGCCCCTCACCCTAGATTTTGGTGACTTGAAAATTGATTTAGTACAAAGAAGGGTAGAATTTAGGGGGGAATTTATCGATCTGACTCCCCAAGAGTTTAGTCTATTATATGTGCTTACTCAAGCGCAGGGAATTCCGTTGAGTCGTAGTGAATTGTTGAGGCGCGCTTGGCCCGAAGCCATTGAAAATCAGCGTACTATTGATACTCATGTGTTATCATTGCGCAAAAAGATTGAAATTGATCCTCGTCAACCGAATTTAATTCAAACCGTCAGAAATGTTGGTTATCGTTTCAACCTTGAATTATTGGGTAAGACTAAGTCTATGGCAGAGGGGAGGGCGCTGAATCATCATCCGAAACACTATCATCATCAAGATAGAATCAGTGTCGGTATTTAATGGATAATGAAAAACTAACTACTAATTAGGATTTACTGAATAATATCAAGTCCGCTTGATCAGCCGAAGGCTGCCGCTGCGCGATCACTTATAAATCAATTAAAAACAATCTTAGTTCAATTTATTGAACGAGGTACCGTTAGCCGTGTAATTCATTACACGGTGGGTAAATTGCGAAGATATAATCTATTTGTAACTAATTATCCGAACCTGATATAACTCAAAAGTTTTGGTTAATAAGGGTTACAGTGCATTTCACATGAATAAACCACGTTTTTTGTTTCTCGCAAAGGCGCTAAGACGCAAAGGGAGTCTTTGTGACTATCTAAATTGTGGTTTAAGGAAATGAAAACTGCTGTAAGAAAGACTACAAGCATCAAAAAATACGCAAAATCACGCTTTTTTTAAATAAAATGCAGTTAAAATACAAAATTACATATACTACATGAGGATAGTAAAACCTCATAATTGTCAATTATCCATTGTCCATTGTCAATTTGCCCTCACGACTTCACTTTTTCAGCACCACCTATACATCGCCACCCTTACCCTAGGGATAAAACCGCTAAAAATCAGCATTCATGGGAGTGCGCGGAAAGGGAATCACGTCACGGATATTATCCATACCCGTCATAAACTGCACTAAGCGCTCAAAACCTAAACCAAATCCAGCATGAGGCACAGTGCCAAAACGCCTTAAATCCAGATACCACCACAAATCAGCGCCCTCCACCCCACATTCTTCAATTCTGCTTTGTAACACGGACAAACGTTCTTCCCGTTGTGAACCACCGATAATTTCACCGATGCCGGGTGCTAGAATATCCATAGCAGATACCGTTTTTTGATCATCATTGAGACGCATATAAAAAGCCTTAATATCTTTAGGATAGTTCGTCACAATAACCGGTTTTTTAAATAAATCTTCCGCTAAATAACGCTCATGTTCTGATTGTAAATCAATGCCCCAGCGCACGTCAAACTCAAAAGATTTACTACTTTTCTCCAATAAATTAATTGCCTCAGTATAAGTAATTCTGGCAAACTCATTATTAATAATTTTATCAGCATTTGCTAATACTTGATCATTAATTCTCAGGTTAAAAAATTCCATATCTTCTGGACAATTTTCCAACACATAACTAAAGATATATTTTAAAAATTCTTCCGCCAAATTTTGATCACCTTCTAAATCACAAAAAGCCATTTCCGGCTCAACCATCCAAAATTCCGCCAAATGACGAGAAGTATTAGAATTTTCTGCCCGAAAAGTAGGCCCAAAAGTATAAACATTACTAAAAGCCATGGCCATAATCTCTGCTTCTAGTTGCCCACTTACGGTTAAATAAGCCCGTTTACCAAAAAAATCTTCTTTAAAATTAATCTCCCCCGATTTCTGACGGGGAATATTATCTAAATCGAAATTAGTCACCGTGAATAACTCCCCAGCGCCCTCACAATCACTAGCGGTAATAATGGGAGTATGCACCCATAAGAAGCCTTTTTCTTGGAAAAATTGATGGATAGCTGTAGCACAAGCATTACGCACTCGCATCACCGCGCCCATGGTATTAGTTTTACCCCGAAGATGGGCAATGGTGCGCAAAAATTCCAGCGAGTGACGTTTTTTTTGTAAGGGATAATCTTGCCCATCACATTCACCATAAATAGTAACGCTTTCTGCTTGTAATTCTACCCTTTGCCCCTTGGCTGGAG comes from the Cyanobacterium sp. T60_A2020_053 genome and includes:
- the asnS gene encoding asparagine--tRNA ligase — protein: MNQRIINILRTGKPQETINIKGWIRTKRESKKFTFIEVSDGSSLANLQVILSEDLADYGNFIKKLNTGASVGIEGILVESPAKGQRVELQAESVTIYGECDGQDYPLQKKRHSLEFLRTIAHLRGKTNTMGAVMRVRNACATAIHQFFQEKGFLWVHTPIITASDCEGAGELFTVTNFDLDNIPRQKSGEINFKEDFFGKRAYLTVSGQLEAEIMAMAFSNVYTFGPTFRAENSNTSRHLAEFWMVEPEMAFCDLEGDQNLAEEFLKYIFSYVLENCPEDMEFFNLRINDQVLANADKIINNEFARITYTEAINLLEKSSKSFEFDVRWGIDLQSEHERYLAEDLFKKPVIVTNYPKDIKAFYMRLNDDQKTVSAMDILAPGIGEIIGGSQREERLSVLQSRIEECGVEGADLWWYLDLRRFGTVPHAGFGLGFERLVQFMTGMDNIRDVIPFPRTPMNADF
- a CDS encoding IS6 family transposase — its product is MRNAHHWSQIREEIILLCVQWYVSYPLTYTELKTVMEERGFRIDSNTINNLVTDYAVLAKKRWLETQRKHRKGWRVVQIPFYLQGRKKYLYRALDAQGNTLDFMISARRNKEKAQLFFAETISNTDELNTQKLLYQKRPKRKKENKFLESFIYVAFLVLSGYLILSFMGLGNNNNQEENQPDNQVLSHDRKNTKMVQENKVNPIKNRAKISPEDKGRSLGSR
- a CDS encoding response regulator transcription factor, producing the protein MIYISIVEGNSHLRSLLTWHLQQIGYVTHQYSTIQQAKFDLDKNPPTLMIVDSDLPDGDGIQFCNWLSQVNQCLILVLSAKIGEKDVVKGLKSGADDYIKKPFGVQEFLARVESLLRRYRVNNAPLTLDFGDLKIDLVQRRVEFRGEFIDLTPQEFSLLYVLTQAQGIPLSRSELLRRAWPEAIENQRTIDTHVLSLRKKIEIDPRQPNLIQTVRNVGYRFNLELLGKTKSMAEGRALNHHPKHYHHQDRISVGI
- a CDS encoding bifunctional hydroxymethylpyrimidine kinase/phosphomethylpyrimidine kinase; amino-acid sequence: MTQKQQFIEQINKKKDDLFAILDKFTALKLLVVGDLTLDEFMTGEVERLSREAPVLILRHEETRQIPGGGANAVYNLAKLGAKITVAGYVGDDIQGEALMDIFHQAHIDTQGIIKDNQRPTVTKTRIAGHARQSVTQQIVRIDRKSDQLPAPSLQHKLADFIKNYGSVVDGIVCSDYGDGVFTPTVIAPSLKHDLVVVDTQKDLHRFQGATIFTPNLPEAELAVGYAIPDEVTLLQAGKDLLQQTNARYILITRGEEGMSLFSRDGKIDHIPAFNRTDVFDVTGAGDTVVSALSLALACGATPWEASILGNLAASIVVRVFGTATTSTTAMKEALTVYLDDNL
- a CDS encoding PilZ domain-containing protein; translation: MDSTNEKRFNRRILAVCRVLDENKNFLGFTLDLTVEGIQLIVNKNFPLQEQFVIVLSQNVNDEDSSYQEITVTIKQKWRSETNEEYDQIGGEIIAVDLPEELSKLVKFCDEKAKEKYQFDLKLV
- the galE gene encoding UDP-glucose 4-epimerase GalE translates to MTILVTGGAGYIGSHTVKLLQQRGYDLIIFDNLVYGHGDVAQTLQAKLVVGDLSDKELLTKVFQENDIEGVIHFAAYAYVGESMTNPTKYYRNNVVSTLNLLEVMEEFGVRRLVFSSTCATYGIPEILPIPEHHPQRPINTYGYTKLVVENMLKDFQRAYNWEYVAFRYFNAAGADPDGMIGEDHNPETHLIPLTLYTALGKRDHITILGDDYDTPDGTCIRDYIHVTDLAQAHLIGLEYLLKGGKSEVFNLGNGSGFSVKEVIAAAKKVTGIDFNVMVGARRAGDPPILVGSSQKAREILQWQPQYPDIETIINHAWQWHQQRHQKNYK
- a CDS encoding DoxX family protein — encoded protein: MKLNLIISKVLQPNCEVSLGSQTAWALLRAVIGIMMVHNGMDKLSNIESFAEAYVSYIGLPFPIFFSYVAAYTELIGAPLVALGLFTRVASLGLFGTMCVAMYHHILVAGLSLPYLELSAIYAGCFLFFLVNGGGLFSTDALLLNVINKNLLSQKAKQIMLLEKSYQDSDSLKEKSFS